Proteins co-encoded in one Streptomyces sp. NBC_01283 genomic window:
- a CDS encoding MerR family transcriptional regulator codes for MSEGQHRGQDSESARTGLTTGALARRLGVSPTTLRTWDRRYGLGPARRDAGHHRRWSERDVAMVEEMGRLTSSGVPPAEAARAALKLLESGSGAGLAPDTGAEPAPVRAGVPRQRRPARPAATPSPDTFVRRRRGLSRAAVRLDAPAVQDLLDDAVASHSLITAWQEVMVPTLHAVGRKWEEAGDRYVEVEHLLSWHVSRTLHRCATAPVAEAPPSSPAANTPLVLACVPGEQHSLPLEALSAALGELGFPQRMFGAAVPVEAVAAAVRRTGPPVVVLWAQARSTASVPLARHIADTRWGVRGARGRPVVMLGGPGWAGPAVRGALRPTSLREALTQIGRVCGETTTGRGR; via the coding sequence ATGAGCGAGGGGCAACACCGCGGTCAGGACAGCGAGTCGGCCCGCACCGGACTCACCACCGGTGCCCTGGCACGGCGGCTGGGGGTGTCACCGACGACGTTGCGGACCTGGGACCGCAGGTACGGCCTGGGCCCCGCCCGGCGCGATGCCGGTCACCACCGCCGCTGGTCGGAGCGGGACGTCGCCATGGTGGAGGAGATGGGCCGCCTCACCTCCTCCGGGGTGCCCCCGGCCGAGGCCGCCCGAGCGGCGCTCAAGCTGCTCGAATCCGGCAGCGGCGCCGGCCTCGCCCCGGACACCGGAGCCGAGCCCGCTCCCGTGCGGGCCGGCGTGCCGCGACAGCGACGGCCCGCACGCCCCGCCGCGACGCCGTCACCCGACACGTTCGTCCGCCGGCGGCGCGGTCTCTCGCGCGCCGCCGTACGGCTCGACGCGCCCGCCGTGCAGGACCTGTTGGACGACGCCGTGGCGAGCCACAGTCTGATCACCGCGTGGCAGGAGGTGATGGTGCCGACGCTGCACGCGGTGGGTCGCAAATGGGAAGAGGCCGGCGACCGTTACGTGGAGGTCGAGCACCTGCTGTCCTGGCACGTCTCCCGCACCCTGCACCGCTGCGCCACGGCCCCGGTCGCCGAGGCCCCGCCGAGCTCGCCCGCCGCGAACACACCCCTCGTGCTGGCCTGCGTACCGGGTGAACAGCACTCACTCCCGCTGGAGGCGCTCAGCGCGGCGCTGGGCGAACTGGGCTTCCCGCAGCGCATGTTCGGCGCGGCCGTGCCGGTCGAGGCGGTCGCGGCCGCCGTGCGCAGGACCGGCCCGCCCGTCGTCGTGCTGTGGGCACAGGCCCGCTCCACCGCGAGCGTCCCGCTGGCCCGGCACATCGCCGATACCCGGTGGGGGGTGCGCGGTGCCCGCGGCCGTCCCGTGGTCATGCTCGGCGGGCCCGGGTGGGCAGGTCCTGCGGTGCGCGGCGCGCTGCGGCCCACCAGCCTGCGGGAGGCGCTGACCCAGATCGGCAGAGTGTGCGGGGAGACCACGACCGGCCGCGGGAGGTAA
- a CDS encoding iron-containing redox enzyme family protein, with translation MSVESAAKAEHAEDTENAESARSQAAPGGVRESRRASPALPEPRGPLSRLVISTLRSGGSPGPLPLDTHDADPYGDDLQLALYTLYELHYQGFDGVRDDLEWDPELLGLRRALEGRFLGALRANCRSTDSAERALADLLVEPIGHSPASVSHHLQRDGELWQLREYAAARSLYHLKEADPHAWVIPRLHGRAKAGMVAVEFDEFGAGRAEDIHARLFADLMEDLSLETAYGHYLDAAPGEVLATVNLMSLLGLHRALRGALVGHFAAVEVTSSPGSRRLAKAMRRCGAGRAAERFYDEHVEADAVHEQVVRRDVIGGLLAGEPGLESDVVFGIEATGFLEDRLGARLLAAWRDERSALRTPLTAVG, from the coding sequence ATGTCCGTTGAAAGCGCCGCGAAGGCCGAGCACGCCGAGGACACAGAGAACGCCGAGAGCGCCAGGAGCCAGGCCGCCCCCGGCGGTGTCCGCGAGTCGCGCCGGGCGAGCCCCGCCCTGCCCGAGCCCCGCGGCCCGCTGTCCCGCCTCGTGATCAGCACGCTGCGTTCCGGCGGGAGTCCCGGTCCGCTCCCCCTCGACACGCATGACGCCGACCCCTACGGGGACGATCTCCAGCTCGCCCTCTACACCCTCTACGAGCTGCACTACCAGGGCTTCGACGGCGTCCGTGACGACCTCGAATGGGATCCCGAGCTGCTGGGCCTGCGCCGCGCGCTCGAAGGGCGCTTCCTGGGTGCCCTGCGCGCCAACTGCCGTTCCACGGACAGTGCCGAACGCGCCCTGGCCGACCTCCTGGTGGAGCCCATCGGCCACAGCCCCGCCAGTGTCAGCCACCATCTCCAGCGCGACGGCGAACTGTGGCAGCTGCGGGAGTACGCGGCGGCACGCTCGCTGTACCACCTCAAGGAGGCCGACCCGCACGCCTGGGTCATCCCCCGGCTGCACGGCCGGGCCAAGGCGGGCATGGTGGCCGTCGAGTTCGACGAGTTCGGTGCCGGACGCGCCGAGGACATCCACGCCCGGCTCTTCGCCGACCTGATGGAGGACCTCTCGCTGGAGACGGCGTACGGGCACTACCTGGACGCCGCCCCGGGCGAGGTGCTCGCGACGGTCAATCTGATGTCCCTGCTCGGCCTGCACCGGGCGCTGCGCGGCGCGCTCGTCGGGCACTTCGCCGCCGTGGAGGTGACCTCGTCCCCCGGCTCACGGCGCCTTGCCAAGGCCATGCGCAGGTGCGGCGCGGGGCGGGCGGCCGAGCGGTTCTACGACGAGCACGTGGAGGCCGACGCGGTCCATGAGCAGGTGGTGCGCCGTGACGTGATCGGCGGCCTCCTCGCCGGCGAACCCGGCCTGGAGTCCGACGTGGTCTTCGGCATCGAGGCCACGGGCTTCCTCGAGGACCGCCTGGGCGCACGGCTCCTGGCCGCGTGGCGCGACGAACGCAGCGCTCTGCGCACTCCGTTGACGGCAGTCGGCTGA
- a CDS encoding CDGSH iron-sulfur domain-containing protein, whose protein sequence is MDPEGPLLVEGPVEVVADDGSVIASRRFTAAICTCRRSRTYPWCDTSHRRRVQADDETSPEHADPHTDTEDAENTTGDEAPDVR, encoded by the coding sequence ATCGACCCGGAGGGCCCGCTGCTCGTCGAGGGCCCCGTCGAGGTGGTCGCGGACGACGGCAGCGTCATCGCTTCCCGACGTTTCACCGCCGCGATCTGCACCTGCCGCCGCAGCCGGACCTACCCGTGGTGCGACACCAGCCACCGCCGCCGCGTACAGGCCGATGACGAGACCTCGCCCGAACACGCCGACCCGCATACCGACACCGAGGATGCCGAGAACACGACGGGGGATGAAGCACCCGATGTCCGTTGA
- a CDS encoding HemK2/MTQ2 family protein methyltransferase, which produces MIADTTAGAAPGHLLTLPGVYAPQDDTGLLARALCREDIGPGTDVLDLGTGSGALAVHAARLGAHVTAVDIAWRAVLTARLNALAARQRITVLRGDLTAAVPGRSYDVVTSNPPYVPSPSRHLPRRGPARSWDAGQDGRAVVDRICDAAPRALRPGGVLLMVHSALCGTDDTLRRLSKAGLETSVADRTVIPFGPVLRSRLAFLRRQGLIEGDKDMEELVVIRAERT; this is translated from the coding sequence ATGATCGCCGATACGACCGCAGGTGCGGCCCCGGGACATCTGCTGACCCTTCCCGGGGTCTACGCGCCGCAGGACGACACGGGTCTCCTCGCCCGCGCACTGTGCCGCGAGGACATCGGTCCGGGCACGGATGTACTGGACCTCGGCACCGGCAGCGGTGCGCTGGCCGTCCACGCGGCGCGGCTCGGTGCCCACGTGACGGCGGTGGACATCGCCTGGCGTGCCGTCCTGACCGCCCGCCTCAACGCACTGGCGGCGCGGCAGCGCATCACGGTCCTGCGGGGCGACCTCACGGCCGCCGTTCCCGGGCGGTCCTACGACGTGGTGACGAGCAACCCTCCGTACGTTCCCTCCCCTTCCCGCCACCTGCCACGGCGCGGTCCGGCGCGGTCCTGGGATGCCGGGCAGGACGGCCGCGCGGTGGTCGACCGGATCTGTGACGCGGCTCCACGAGCACTGCGCCCCGGGGGCGTGTTGCTCATGGTCCACTCGGCTCTGTGCGGGACCGATGACACGTTGCGGCGCCTGTCGAAGGCGGGCCTGGAGACCTCGGTCGCCGACCGCACCGTGATTCCGTTCGGTCCGGTCCTACGCTCGAGGCTGGCCTTCTTGCGCCGGCAAGGGCTCATCGAGGGCGACAAGGACATGGAAGAACTGGTGGTCATCCGTGCCGAACGCACCTGA
- a CDS encoding acetyl-CoA carboxylase biotin carboxylase subunit family protein produces the protein MPYNIFVLGLDETNLPTLRAVPNAQEYVFHPLLTVDELQSGEVSVPGLLAEAERILDAFDGHIDAIVGYWDFPVSTLVPILSERYGTRSTSLDSVVKCEHKYWSRLEQQRVTDAHPPFGRVDMESADPKPPEGMDFPMWLKPALSYSSELAYGVGDQTEFTEAADRIREGMGRIGRPFEDILARVELPPEMADVGGQVCLAEGALNGIQVAVEGYVHEGQVTVYGILDSIQYPDSSCFLRHQYPSRLPEPVLERLRDVSERVMRQIGMDAATFSIEYFYDPRSDELNLLEINPRHSQSHAEMFEYVDGVPNHHCMLSLALGRDPALPHRQGGYDTAAKWYYRWFADATVHDVPSRKDIESIERRIPGVRIDVLVEEGQRLSDVCDQDSYSYELAHIFTGGENEDDMRAKYDQCVAALGLTFDEAEPGSRDTKND, from the coding sequence ATGCCGTACAACATCTTCGTTCTCGGCCTCGACGAGACCAATCTGCCGACGCTGCGCGCCGTGCCGAACGCGCAGGAGTACGTCTTCCACCCCCTGCTCACCGTCGACGAACTGCAGAGCGGGGAGGTGTCGGTCCCCGGGCTGCTCGCCGAGGCCGAGCGGATCCTCGACGCGTTCGACGGCCACATCGACGCGATCGTCGGCTATTGGGACTTCCCCGTCAGCACGCTCGTGCCGATCCTCAGCGAGCGCTACGGGACGCGCAGCACCAGTCTGGACTCCGTGGTCAAGTGCGAGCACAAGTACTGGAGCCGGCTTGAGCAGCAGAGGGTCACCGACGCGCATCCGCCGTTCGGCCGCGTCGACATGGAGAGCGCCGATCCCAAGCCGCCCGAGGGCATGGACTTCCCGATGTGGCTCAAGCCGGCGCTGTCCTACTCATCGGAGCTCGCCTACGGCGTCGGGGACCAGACCGAGTTCACGGAGGCCGCCGACCGCATCCGCGAGGGGATGGGGCGCATCGGGCGGCCGTTCGAGGACATACTCGCCCGCGTCGAGCTGCCCCCGGAGATGGCCGACGTCGGCGGGCAGGTGTGCCTGGCCGAAGGCGCGCTGAACGGCATCCAGGTCGCGGTCGAGGGCTACGTCCACGAGGGCCAGGTCACCGTCTACGGCATCCTCGACTCGATCCAGTACCCCGACTCGTCGTGCTTCCTGCGCCACCAGTACCCGTCCCGGCTCCCCGAGCCCGTCCTTGAGCGGCTGCGCGACGTATCGGAGCGGGTGATGCGGCAGATCGGCATGGACGCGGCGACCTTCAGCATCGAGTACTTCTACGATCCACGGTCCGACGAGCTCAACCTGCTGGAGATCAACCCGCGCCACTCCCAGTCCCACGCGGAGATGTTCGAATACGTGGACGGTGTGCCCAACCACCACTGCATGCTGAGCCTCGCACTGGGAAGGGATCCCGCACTGCCGCACCGACAGGGCGGGTACGACACGGCGGCCAAGTGGTACTACCGCTGGTTCGCCGACGCCACCGTCCACGATGTTCCCTCCCGCAAGGACATCGAGAGCATCGAGCGCCGCATCCCCGGAGTGCGCATCGACGTGCTCGTCGAGGAGGGGCAGCGCCTGTCGGACGTGTGCGACCAGGACAGCTACAGCTACGAGTTGGCCCACATCTTCACGGGAGGGGAGAACGAGGACGACATGCGGGCCAAGTACGACCAGTGCGTGGCGGCCCTGGGCCTCACCTTCGACGAGGCCGAACCGGGCAGCCGCGACACGAAGAACGACTGA